One region of Channa argus isolate prfri chromosome 20, Channa argus male v1.0, whole genome shotgun sequence genomic DNA includes:
- the plekhm1 gene encoding pleckstrin homology domain-containing family M member 1 isoform X3: protein MLAIQMPDMPPEAKDVKQIKEKFAQSLKALQKRYITSDAVVTSEDSDANLLCCALEAVFIHGIKSKYIRSEAGGRTRKGDRGPLPQPFFWSLLKTVTHRLLTEFRDSTSCSQDSMREDSFVSSTGPDQFSETAIFSGSDSEAQGPATPSKELEDQLPPSALSDSDAPPTSLELPSSDESHINHSHSEVCNGAAYELPLDADMLSPVSEPDVQQISEPIQEEISAQEKNNLEPSAHRASHRSTSILSRADSLSHSYSWISEDDIYKPHIDEVTDTKVVPLPTPTEEAKVPQSPPSVIHRRQIGLSNPFRGLLKLGHLERRNAMGIWRDYYCELSPFEFRLYLNAEERTCYNNCSLVRCEDVRITLPEGRFDLAFPGKRLYLRAANRDEAEDWVDRIIEAVHKCRPASRVDEQWEVLQPSSENGVDERTLSSPSSAPSSPERGSSSFDRGTVGGQETSPSSQEFDWTRTTELETDAVKESVLYVSTDPDARTWVPLVFSLSLETLKAFQVKEGRKLLRQTHPIEEIRDVVPDVSLGGPAFFKLLTVRETLRLRAENPNEAQSWRNLIRGALDSYLESREDEVSEEPPIVCLAVTGNLHRLVQYSLKEDGALLSHLCTVPSEKGLDNQNFKCAGCPEQIGPSLSRARLCEFSGQYYCDSCHQGDTTIIPSRMVHNWDLSQREVCKKALRLLVKVEHEPLLNLEQLNPDLVKHADSMALAHNLRQRLRLLGDYLLTCRSGAYKKLRARMDQRTYLLESSHLYSVMDLRQIATGQYATYLIKLLNYATNHVFHCDLCTQRGFICQICHANDTIFPFQFDTTTRCKECKAVFHRACQASGAPCPRCQRMKKYQERDLQD, encoded by the exons ATGCTAGCTATACAGATGCCAGACATGCCACCTGAGGCTAAAGATGtcaaacag ATCAAGGAAAAGTTTGCACAGTCACTCAAGGCCCTACAGAAGCGGTACATAACGTCAGATGCAGTGGTGACCAGTGAAGATAGTGATGCTAACCTGCTCTGCTGTGCCCTGGAGGCTGTCTTCATTCATGGTATCAAGAGCAAGTACATCCGCTCAGAGGCTGGAGGGCGGACTAGGAAGGGAGACCGAGGACCCCTTCCTCAGCCTTTCTTCTGGAGCCTCCTCAAGACAGTCACCCATCG GTTGCTGACTGAGTTTCGGGACAGCACCAGCTGCAGTCAGGACTCCATGCGCGAGGACTCCTTTGTGTCAAGCACGGGTCCCGATCAGTTCTCAGAGACGGCCATTTTCAGTGGCTCTGACAGCGAGGCCCAGGGTCCTGCCACACCATCAAAAGAGCTTGAGGACCAACTTCCCCCCTCTGCGCTTTCCGATTCAGATGCACCACCAACATCCCTTGAGCTGCCATCGTCTGATGAGAGCCACATCAACCACTCTCATTCTGAAGTGTGCAATGGTGCAGCTTATGAGCTGCCCTTGGACGCGGACATGCTGTCCCCAGTCAGTGAGCCTGATGTTCAGCAGATTAGTGAGCCAATCCAGGAAGAGATCAGTGCACAAGAGAAGAACAACTTGGAGCCATCGGCACATCGCGCCTCACATCGCTCTACGAGCATCCTGAGCAGGGCAGATTCTCTATCC CATTCCTATTCATGGATCTCTGAGGATGACATTTACAAACCCCATATAGACGAGGTAACGGACACCAAAGTGGTGCCTCTTCCCACCCCCACAGAAGAAGCCAAGGTCCCTCAGTCACCCCCCAGTGTCATCCATCGCAGACAAATAG GGCTGTCCAATCCATTTCGTGGTTTGCTCAAACTTGGCCATCTAGAGCGGAGAAATGCGATGGGAATATGGCGCGACTACTACTGCGAGCTGTCACCCTTTGAGTTCCGCCTGTACCTGAATGCAGAGGAGCGGACGTGTTATAACAACTGTTCCCTGGTGCGATGTGAGGACGTACGCATCACTTTGCCTGAAGGTCGCTTTGATTTGGCCTTTCCTGGGAAGAGACTCTACCTCAGAGCAGCCAATCGTGATGAAGCTGAGGACTGGGTGGACCGGATAATAGAGGCTGTGCATAAATGTCGTCCAGCTTCCCGTGTCGACGAGCAGTGGGAGGTGCTGCAGCCCTCAAGTGAGAATGGCGTGGATGAACGCACACTTTCATCTCCATCCTCTGCCCCCTCCAGCCCTGAGCGAGGCTCATCATCGTTTGACAGAGGGACAGTTGGAGGACAGGAGACATCTCCCTCGTCGCAGGAATTCGACTGGACTCGCACCACTGAATTGGAAACGGATGCCGTCAAAGAATCTGTTTTGTATGTCTCAACAGATCCTGACGCTAGGACGTGGGTACCTCTGGTCTTCTCCCTCTCCTTGGAGACCTTGAAGGCCTTCCAGGTAAAGGAAGGGAGAAAGTTGCTTCGGCAAACCCACCCCATTGAGGAAATCCGGGATGTGGTACCCGACGTCTCGCTGGGAGGACCAGCCTTTTTCAAACTCCTTACTGTCAGGGAGACTCTTAGGCTCAGAGCAGAGAACCCTAATGAAGCTCAGTCTTGGAGGAATTTGATACGTGGAGCTCTCGACTCTTACCTGGAGAGCAGGGAGGATGAGGTCTCCGAGGAGCCACCCATAGTGTGCCTTGCAGTGACCGGAAATCTCCATAGACTGGTGCAGTACAGCCTAAAAGAAGACGGAGCACTTCTCTCTCATCTGTGCACCGTCCCCTCAGAGAAGGGGCTGGACAATCAGAACTTCAAATGTGCAG GGTGTCCTGAGCAAATTGGCCCTTCCCTGTCCAGAGCCAGGCTGTGTGAGTTCTCCGGACAGTACTACTGTGACTCCTGCCACCAGGGCGACACCACCATCATCCCGTCACGCATGGTACACAACTGGGACCTCTCGCAACGAGAG GTGTGTAAGAAGGCCCTGCGGCTACTGGTTAAGGTAGAGCATGAACCTCTGCTGAACCTGGAGCAGTTAAACCCTGACTTGGTGAAGCACGCTGACTCTATGGCTCTGGCCCACAACCTGAGGCAGAGGCTGCGCCTGCTGGGCGACTATCTTCTCACCTGTCGCAGCGGAGCCTACAAGAAACTTCGAGCCAG AATGGACCAGCGAACATACCTGCTGGAGTCAAGCCATCTATACAGTGTCATGGATCTACGACAG ATAGCAACAGGCCAATATGCAACCTACCTGATCAAACTGTTGAACTATGCCACCAACCACGTGTTTCACTGTGATCTGTGCACGCAGCGCGGCTTCATTTGCCAGATATGCCACGCTAACGACACCATCTTCCCCTTCCAGTTTGACACCACCACCAG GTGTAAAGAATGTAAAGCTGTGTTTCACCGGGCATGCCAAGCTTCTGGAGCCCCCTGTCCGCGCTGCCAACGAATGAAGAAATACCAAGAGAGGGATCTGCAGGACTGA
- the plekhm1 gene encoding pleckstrin homology domain-containing family M member 1 isoform X2 yields MLAIQMPDMPPEAKDVKQIKEKFAQSLKALQKRYITSDAVVTSEDSDANLLCCALEAVFIHGIKSKYIRSEAGGRTRKGDRGPLPQPFFWSLLKTVTHRDVITELEKISFVSTDVGRCRAWLRLALNHGLLECYLVSLFREDSKLRAHYQPSALLLNPEEREVLISYLQGLASLTFNLSYKSAVLNEWTTTPLAFAGLCPFSQADTLDLPLNGGDHSKPVCKDLWDTPCQSLGSSDALDLQRGCPVLLEGRGSDLLQGDRTALNSSNLSLDTTGSSQLSSSLSSDSLLHGQDPRSPTGEQWSSCDLDMPISVSINLKRPQKELLTEFRDSTSCSQDSMREDSFVSSTGPDQFSETAIFSGSDSEAQGPATPSKELEDQLPPSALSDSDAPPTSLELPSSDESHINHSHSEVCNGAAYELPLDADMLSPVSEPDVQQISEPIQEEISAQEKNNLEPSAHRASHRSTSILSRADSLSHSYSWISEDDIYKPHIDEVTDTKVVPLPTPTEEAKVPQSPPSVIHRRQIGLSNPFRGLLKLGHLERRNAMGIWRDYYCELSPFEFRLYLNAEERTCYNNCSLVRCEDVRITLPEGRFDLAFPGKRLYLRAANRDEAEDWVDRIIEAVHKCRPASRVDEQWEVLQPSSENGVDERTLSSPSSAPSSPERGSSSFDRGTVGGQETSPSSQEFDWTRTTELETDAVKESVLYVSTDPDARTWVPLVFSLSLETLKAFQVKEGRKLLRQTHPIEEIRDVVPDVSLGGPAFFKLLTVRETLRLRAENPNEAQSWRNLIRGALDSYLESREDEVSEEPPIVCLAVTGNLHRLVQYSLKEDGALLSHLCTVPSEKGLDNQNFKCAGCPEQIGPSLSRARLCEFSGQYYCDSCHQGDTTIIPSRMVHNWDLSQREQHPPSQ; encoded by the exons ATGCTAGCTATACAGATGCCAGACATGCCACCTGAGGCTAAAGATGtcaaacag ATCAAGGAAAAGTTTGCACAGTCACTCAAGGCCCTACAGAAGCGGTACATAACGTCAGATGCAGTGGTGACCAGTGAAGATAGTGATGCTAACCTGCTCTGCTGTGCCCTGGAGGCTGTCTTCATTCATGGTATCAAGAGCAAGTACATCCGCTCAGAGGCTGGAGGGCGGACTAGGAAGGGAGACCGAGGACCCCTTCCTCAGCCTTTCTTCTGGAGCCTCCTCAAGACAGTCACCCATCG TGATGTGATCACAGAGTTAGAGAAGATCAGCTTTGTGAGCACAGACGTGGGCCGCTGCAGAGCATGGCTGAGGCTGGCCCTCAACCATGGCCTACTGGAGTGCTATCTTGTGTCTTTGTTTCGGGAGGACTCTAAGCTGCGGGCTCACTATCAGCCCAGTGCCTTGCTCCTGAACCCTGAGGAGCGAGAAGTTCTAATCAGCTACCTCCAGGGTCTGGCCTCACTTACGTTCAACCTGTCTTACAAGTCAGCTGTCCTCAACGAGTGGACCACCACACCCTTGGCTTTTGCTGGTCTCTGCCCCTTCTCCCAGGCAGACACGCTTGACCTGCCTCTCAATGGTGGGGACCATTCCAAGCCTGTATGTAAGGACTTGTGGGACACGCCGTGTCAGTCTTTGGGCTCATCAGATGCACTGGATTTGCAGAGAGGGTGCCCAGTGCTGTTGGAGGGGAGGGGGTCAGATCTTTTACAAGGAGATAGGACTGCACTCAACTCATCTAATCTAAGTTTGGACACCACAGGGTCTTCTCAGTTGTCCTCCAGCCTGAGTTCGGATAGCCTCTTGCATGGACAGGATCCCCGCAGCCCGACAGGCGAGCAGTGGTCATCATGTGACCTAGACATGCCTATTAGTGTGAGCATCAACCTCAAGAGGCCACAAAAAGA GTTGCTGACTGAGTTTCGGGACAGCACCAGCTGCAGTCAGGACTCCATGCGCGAGGACTCCTTTGTGTCAAGCACGGGTCCCGATCAGTTCTCAGAGACGGCCATTTTCAGTGGCTCTGACAGCGAGGCCCAGGGTCCTGCCACACCATCAAAAGAGCTTGAGGACCAACTTCCCCCCTCTGCGCTTTCCGATTCAGATGCACCACCAACATCCCTTGAGCTGCCATCGTCTGATGAGAGCCACATCAACCACTCTCATTCTGAAGTGTGCAATGGTGCAGCTTATGAGCTGCCCTTGGACGCGGACATGCTGTCCCCAGTCAGTGAGCCTGATGTTCAGCAGATTAGTGAGCCAATCCAGGAAGAGATCAGTGCACAAGAGAAGAACAACTTGGAGCCATCGGCACATCGCGCCTCACATCGCTCTACGAGCATCCTGAGCAGGGCAGATTCTCTATCC CATTCCTATTCATGGATCTCTGAGGATGACATTTACAAACCCCATATAGACGAGGTAACGGACACCAAAGTGGTGCCTCTTCCCACCCCCACAGAAGAAGCCAAGGTCCCTCAGTCACCCCCCAGTGTCATCCATCGCAGACAAATAG GGCTGTCCAATCCATTTCGTGGTTTGCTCAAACTTGGCCATCTAGAGCGGAGAAATGCGATGGGAATATGGCGCGACTACTACTGCGAGCTGTCACCCTTTGAGTTCCGCCTGTACCTGAATGCAGAGGAGCGGACGTGTTATAACAACTGTTCCCTGGTGCGATGTGAGGACGTACGCATCACTTTGCCTGAAGGTCGCTTTGATTTGGCCTTTCCTGGGAAGAGACTCTACCTCAGAGCAGCCAATCGTGATGAAGCTGAGGACTGGGTGGACCGGATAATAGAGGCTGTGCATAAATGTCGTCCAGCTTCCCGTGTCGACGAGCAGTGGGAGGTGCTGCAGCCCTCAAGTGAGAATGGCGTGGATGAACGCACACTTTCATCTCCATCCTCTGCCCCCTCCAGCCCTGAGCGAGGCTCATCATCGTTTGACAGAGGGACAGTTGGAGGACAGGAGACATCTCCCTCGTCGCAGGAATTCGACTGGACTCGCACCACTGAATTGGAAACGGATGCCGTCAAAGAATCTGTTTTGTATGTCTCAACAGATCCTGACGCTAGGACGTGGGTACCTCTGGTCTTCTCCCTCTCCTTGGAGACCTTGAAGGCCTTCCAGGTAAAGGAAGGGAGAAAGTTGCTTCGGCAAACCCACCCCATTGAGGAAATCCGGGATGTGGTACCCGACGTCTCGCTGGGAGGACCAGCCTTTTTCAAACTCCTTACTGTCAGGGAGACTCTTAGGCTCAGAGCAGAGAACCCTAATGAAGCTCAGTCTTGGAGGAATTTGATACGTGGAGCTCTCGACTCTTACCTGGAGAGCAGGGAGGATGAGGTCTCCGAGGAGCCACCCATAGTGTGCCTTGCAGTGACCGGAAATCTCCATAGACTGGTGCAGTACAGCCTAAAAGAAGACGGAGCACTTCTCTCTCATCTGTGCACCGTCCCCTCAGAGAAGGGGCTGGACAATCAGAACTTCAAATGTGCAG GGTGTCCTGAGCAAATTGGCCCTTCCCTGTCCAGAGCCAGGCTGTGTGAGTTCTCCGGACAGTACTACTGTGACTCCTGCCACCAGGGCGACACCACCATCATCCCGTCACGCATGGTACACAACTGGGACCTCTCGCAACGAGAG CAACACCCCCCTTCTCAGTAG
- the plekhm1 gene encoding pleckstrin homology domain-containing family M member 1 isoform X1, protein MLAIQMPDMPPEAKDVKQIKEKFAQSLKALQKRYITSDAVVTSEDSDANLLCCALEAVFIHGIKSKYIRSEAGGRTRKGDRGPLPQPFFWSLLKTVTHRDVITELEKISFVSTDVGRCRAWLRLALNHGLLECYLVSLFREDSKLRAHYQPSALLLNPEEREVLISYLQGLASLTFNLSYKSAVLNEWTTTPLAFAGLCPFSQADTLDLPLNGGDHSKPVCKDLWDTPCQSLGSSDALDLQRGCPVLLEGRGSDLLQGDRTALNSSNLSLDTTGSSQLSSSLSSDSLLHGQDPRSPTGEQWSSCDLDMPISVSINLKRPQKELLTEFRDSTSCSQDSMREDSFVSSTGPDQFSETAIFSGSDSEAQGPATPSKELEDQLPPSALSDSDAPPTSLELPSSDESHINHSHSEVCNGAAYELPLDADMLSPVSEPDVQQISEPIQEEISAQEKNNLEPSAHRASHRSTSILSRADSLSHSYSWISEDDIYKPHIDEVTDTKVVPLPTPTEEAKVPQSPPSVIHRRQIGLSNPFRGLLKLGHLERRNAMGIWRDYYCELSPFEFRLYLNAEERTCYNNCSLVRCEDVRITLPEGRFDLAFPGKRLYLRAANRDEAEDWVDRIIEAVHKCRPASRVDEQWEVLQPSSENGVDERTLSSPSSAPSSPERGSSSFDRGTVGGQETSPSSQEFDWTRTTELETDAVKESVLYVSTDPDARTWVPLVFSLSLETLKAFQVKEGRKLLRQTHPIEEIRDVVPDVSLGGPAFFKLLTVRETLRLRAENPNEAQSWRNLIRGALDSYLESREDEVSEEPPIVCLAVTGNLHRLVQYSLKEDGALLSHLCTVPSEKGLDNQNFKCAGCPEQIGPSLSRARLCEFSGQYYCDSCHQGDTTIIPSRMVHNWDLSQREVCKKALRLLVKVEHEPLLNLEQLNPDLVKHADSMALAHNLRQRLRLLGDYLLTCRSGAYKKLRARMDQRTYLLESSHLYSVMDLRQIATGQYATYLIKLLNYATNHVFHCDLCTQRGFICQICHANDTIFPFQFDTTTRCKECKAVFHRACQASGAPCPRCQRMKKYQERDLQD, encoded by the exons ATGCTAGCTATACAGATGCCAGACATGCCACCTGAGGCTAAAGATGtcaaacag ATCAAGGAAAAGTTTGCACAGTCACTCAAGGCCCTACAGAAGCGGTACATAACGTCAGATGCAGTGGTGACCAGTGAAGATAGTGATGCTAACCTGCTCTGCTGTGCCCTGGAGGCTGTCTTCATTCATGGTATCAAGAGCAAGTACATCCGCTCAGAGGCTGGAGGGCGGACTAGGAAGGGAGACCGAGGACCCCTTCCTCAGCCTTTCTTCTGGAGCCTCCTCAAGACAGTCACCCATCG TGATGTGATCACAGAGTTAGAGAAGATCAGCTTTGTGAGCACAGACGTGGGCCGCTGCAGAGCATGGCTGAGGCTGGCCCTCAACCATGGCCTACTGGAGTGCTATCTTGTGTCTTTGTTTCGGGAGGACTCTAAGCTGCGGGCTCACTATCAGCCCAGTGCCTTGCTCCTGAACCCTGAGGAGCGAGAAGTTCTAATCAGCTACCTCCAGGGTCTGGCCTCACTTACGTTCAACCTGTCTTACAAGTCAGCTGTCCTCAACGAGTGGACCACCACACCCTTGGCTTTTGCTGGTCTCTGCCCCTTCTCCCAGGCAGACACGCTTGACCTGCCTCTCAATGGTGGGGACCATTCCAAGCCTGTATGTAAGGACTTGTGGGACACGCCGTGTCAGTCTTTGGGCTCATCAGATGCACTGGATTTGCAGAGAGGGTGCCCAGTGCTGTTGGAGGGGAGGGGGTCAGATCTTTTACAAGGAGATAGGACTGCACTCAACTCATCTAATCTAAGTTTGGACACCACAGGGTCTTCTCAGTTGTCCTCCAGCCTGAGTTCGGATAGCCTCTTGCATGGACAGGATCCCCGCAGCCCGACAGGCGAGCAGTGGTCATCATGTGACCTAGACATGCCTATTAGTGTGAGCATCAACCTCAAGAGGCCACAAAAAGA GTTGCTGACTGAGTTTCGGGACAGCACCAGCTGCAGTCAGGACTCCATGCGCGAGGACTCCTTTGTGTCAAGCACGGGTCCCGATCAGTTCTCAGAGACGGCCATTTTCAGTGGCTCTGACAGCGAGGCCCAGGGTCCTGCCACACCATCAAAAGAGCTTGAGGACCAACTTCCCCCCTCTGCGCTTTCCGATTCAGATGCACCACCAACATCCCTTGAGCTGCCATCGTCTGATGAGAGCCACATCAACCACTCTCATTCTGAAGTGTGCAATGGTGCAGCTTATGAGCTGCCCTTGGACGCGGACATGCTGTCCCCAGTCAGTGAGCCTGATGTTCAGCAGATTAGTGAGCCAATCCAGGAAGAGATCAGTGCACAAGAGAAGAACAACTTGGAGCCATCGGCACATCGCGCCTCACATCGCTCTACGAGCATCCTGAGCAGGGCAGATTCTCTATCC CATTCCTATTCATGGATCTCTGAGGATGACATTTACAAACCCCATATAGACGAGGTAACGGACACCAAAGTGGTGCCTCTTCCCACCCCCACAGAAGAAGCCAAGGTCCCTCAGTCACCCCCCAGTGTCATCCATCGCAGACAAATAG GGCTGTCCAATCCATTTCGTGGTTTGCTCAAACTTGGCCATCTAGAGCGGAGAAATGCGATGGGAATATGGCGCGACTACTACTGCGAGCTGTCACCCTTTGAGTTCCGCCTGTACCTGAATGCAGAGGAGCGGACGTGTTATAACAACTGTTCCCTGGTGCGATGTGAGGACGTACGCATCACTTTGCCTGAAGGTCGCTTTGATTTGGCCTTTCCTGGGAAGAGACTCTACCTCAGAGCAGCCAATCGTGATGAAGCTGAGGACTGGGTGGACCGGATAATAGAGGCTGTGCATAAATGTCGTCCAGCTTCCCGTGTCGACGAGCAGTGGGAGGTGCTGCAGCCCTCAAGTGAGAATGGCGTGGATGAACGCACACTTTCATCTCCATCCTCTGCCCCCTCCAGCCCTGAGCGAGGCTCATCATCGTTTGACAGAGGGACAGTTGGAGGACAGGAGACATCTCCCTCGTCGCAGGAATTCGACTGGACTCGCACCACTGAATTGGAAACGGATGCCGTCAAAGAATCTGTTTTGTATGTCTCAACAGATCCTGACGCTAGGACGTGGGTACCTCTGGTCTTCTCCCTCTCCTTGGAGACCTTGAAGGCCTTCCAGGTAAAGGAAGGGAGAAAGTTGCTTCGGCAAACCCACCCCATTGAGGAAATCCGGGATGTGGTACCCGACGTCTCGCTGGGAGGACCAGCCTTTTTCAAACTCCTTACTGTCAGGGAGACTCTTAGGCTCAGAGCAGAGAACCCTAATGAAGCTCAGTCTTGGAGGAATTTGATACGTGGAGCTCTCGACTCTTACCTGGAGAGCAGGGAGGATGAGGTCTCCGAGGAGCCACCCATAGTGTGCCTTGCAGTGACCGGAAATCTCCATAGACTGGTGCAGTACAGCCTAAAAGAAGACGGAGCACTTCTCTCTCATCTGTGCACCGTCCCCTCAGAGAAGGGGCTGGACAATCAGAACTTCAAATGTGCAG GGTGTCCTGAGCAAATTGGCCCTTCCCTGTCCAGAGCCAGGCTGTGTGAGTTCTCCGGACAGTACTACTGTGACTCCTGCCACCAGGGCGACACCACCATCATCCCGTCACGCATGGTACACAACTGGGACCTCTCGCAACGAGAG GTGTGTAAGAAGGCCCTGCGGCTACTGGTTAAGGTAGAGCATGAACCTCTGCTGAACCTGGAGCAGTTAAACCCTGACTTGGTGAAGCACGCTGACTCTATGGCTCTGGCCCACAACCTGAGGCAGAGGCTGCGCCTGCTGGGCGACTATCTTCTCACCTGTCGCAGCGGAGCCTACAAGAAACTTCGAGCCAG AATGGACCAGCGAACATACCTGCTGGAGTCAAGCCATCTATACAGTGTCATGGATCTACGACAG ATAGCAACAGGCCAATATGCAACCTACCTGATCAAACTGTTGAACTATGCCACCAACCACGTGTTTCACTGTGATCTGTGCACGCAGCGCGGCTTCATTTGCCAGATATGCCACGCTAACGACACCATCTTCCCCTTCCAGTTTGACACCACCACCAG GTGTAAAGAATGTAAAGCTGTGTTTCACCGGGCATGCCAAGCTTCTGGAGCCCCCTGTCCGCGCTGCCAACGAATGAAGAAATACCAAGAGAGGGATCTGCAGGACTGA
- the LOC137105696 gene encoding interferon a3-like, translated as MLHRVFFVCLFLALCSAASSLSCNWMDHKFRQFSKNSLDLIDTMANNSTSTTGGAEEDDTVTFPSDLYSQARASAEDKLGFTVQVLEEVVRLFEADHSSASWQESTVENFLNIVTRQAEGLRSCIGAHIHTKKNKKLHMYFKRLSHHVLENKGHSAEAWELIRKEIKTHLLRTDQLVSSLLTTN; from the exons ATGCTCCACagggttttctttgtttgcctGTTTCTGGCTCTGTGCAGTGCAGCCTCCTCTCTGAGCTGCAACTGGATGGATcataaattcagacagttcagcAAAAACTCTTTGGATCTGATAGATACTATG GCTAATAACTCCACTAGTACCACTGGGGGTGCTGAAGAAGACGACACTGTGACCTTCCCCAGTGATCTGTACAGCCAGGCCAGAGCTTCA gCTGAGGATAAACTCGGTTTCACAGTCCAGGTCCTGGAGGAGGTGGTCCGGCTGTTTGAGGCGGATCACAGCTCAGCATCATGGCAGGAGAGCACAGTGGAGAACTTCCTGAACATTGTGACCCGTCAGGCCGAAGGCCTTCGCTCCTGT ATTGGGGCCCACATCCACacgaagaagaacaagaagctGCACATGTATTTCAAGAGACTCTCCCACCACGTCCTAGAGAACAAG GGCCACAGTGCTGAAGCCTGGGAGCTGATCAGGAAGGAAATCAAAACCCATCTCCTCAGAACGGACCAGCTGGTTTCATCTCTGCTCACCACCAACTAA
- the LOC137105723 gene encoding interferon a3-like, translating into MLNRIMFVCLFLALCTTGSALRCSWMENEFRQLSKKSLDLIDTMSNNSTSTTEDAEDEDAEYEDTDEEDETVAFPNDLYSQASKASAVDKLSFTVQVLEEVLVLFKRNHNSTSWQKSTVENLITVVTREADGLHSCIGSHMHKKKNKKLHMYFKRLSHHVLQNKDHSAEAWELIRKEITSHLLRTDVLVSSLLKTN; encoded by the exons atgctcaaCAGGATTatgtttgtttgcctgtttCTGGCTCTGTGCACTACGGGCTCTGCGCTAAGATGCAGCTGGATGGAGAACGAATTCAGACAACTCAGCAAAAAATCTTTGGATCTTATAGATACTATG tctaATAACTCCACTAGCACCACTGAGGATGCTGAAGATGAGGATGCTGAATATGAGGACACTGATGAAGAGGACGAGACTGTGGCCTTCCCTAATGATCTGTACAGCCAGGCCTCCAAAGCTTCA gCTGTGGATAAACTTAGTTTCACAGTTCAGGTCCTGGAGGAGGTGCTCGTCCTGTTTAAGAGGAATCACAACTCAACATCATGGCAGAAGAGCACAGTGGAAAACTTAATCACTGTTGTGACCCGAGAAGCTGACGGCCTTCACTCCTGT ATTGGGAGCCACATGcacaagaagaagaacaagaagctGCACATGTATTTCAAGAGACTCTCCCATCATGTCCTACAGAACAAG GACCACAGTGCTGAAGCCTGGGAGCTGATCAGAAAGGAAATAACAAGCCATCTGCTGAGAACAGATGTGCTTGTGTCATCCCTGCTCAAAACCAACTAA